In Saccharicrinis fermentans DSM 9555 = JCM 21142, a genomic segment contains:
- a CDS encoding tyrosine-type recombinase/integrase encodes MPVKPKIILSLAQHRKMDVVKIGINKKVTPHMLRHSFATHLLEHGVDLRYIQTFLGHVSSTTTEIYTHVSKRSLANIKSPLDQITEYKQLNN; translated from the coding sequence ATGCCTGTAAAGCCCAAAATAATCCTCTCTTTAGCACAACACCGGAAGATGGATGTTGTAAAAATAGGAATAAACAAAAAGGTGACTCCACATATGCTACGCCACTCATTTGCAACTCATTTATTAGAACATGGTGTCGACCTTAGATACATTCAAACGTTTTTAGGTCATGTATCGAGTACCACAACAGAAATTTACACACACGTAAGCAAACGATCTCTTGCAAATATAAAAAGCCCTTTAGACCAAATTACAGAATATAAACAACTCAATAACTGA
- a CDS encoding ATP-binding protein yields MDLLIIDDFAVRKMDGLQLLEFMELIEDRHARKSTIIMRQLKVADWYDVMLSNTAAADAIMGRIVHTAYRFDLKGETRRK; encoded by the coding sequence ATGGATCTGCTCATCATTGATGATTTTGCTGTAAGAAAAATGGATGGCCTACAGTTACTGGAATTTATGGAGCTTATTGAAGACCGACACGCAAGAAAGTCCACTATTATCATGCGCCAGTTAAAGGTTGCAGACTGGTATGATGTAATGTTGTCGAACACTGCGGCTGCCGATGCCATTATGGGTAGAATCGTACATACCGCATACCGCTTCGATCTTAAAGGAGAAACAAGGCGTAAATAA
- a CDS encoding transposase domain-containing protein, with the protein MGCCKASDVNPREWLTDVLSKIALYRSNYDLDLADLLQHNWKKSNSCQNIPKNTH; encoded by the coding sequence CTGGGATGCTGCAAAGCCAGTGATGTAAATCCTCGCGAATGGCTTACGGATGTATTATCTAAGATTGCGTTATACAGAAGCAATTATGATTTAGACTTGGCTGATCTTTTGCAGCACAATTGGAAAAAGTCTAATAGTTGCCAGAATATTCCAAAAAACACCCACTAA
- a CDS encoding P-loop NTPase family protein, which yields MIYGSRFHGKSTVALMFADELVKQHDHKVIYVANEEGAKGTMQEKVVRLGINSPIGIIEDYNPKLFKDYDVVFIDSTQTTEVSHEELVVLKKQFPRTSFVIINQANRDGTSKGGTKYEHLVDAIMHIENKSATMEKNRFPEGSQETIKIF from the coding sequence ATGATATACGGTTCTCGCTTTCATGGTAAAAGTACGGTTGCTTTGATGTTTGCCGATGAGTTAGTAAAGCAGCATGATCATAAGGTGATTTACGTTGCCAATGAAGAGGGAGCAAAAGGTACGATGCAGGAGAAAGTTGTGCGACTTGGTATCAATAGTCCAATCGGAATTATCGAAGACTACAATCCTAAATTATTCAAGGATTACGATGTAGTTTTTATCGACAGTACTCAAACTACAGAAGTCTCACATGAGGAATTGGTGGTCTTGAAAAAACAGTTCCCACGAACCTCTTTCGTTATTATCAATCAAGCAAATCGTGACGGCACATCAAAAGGTGGAACGAAATACGAACACCTTGTAGATGCTATCATGCACATTGAAAACAAGAGTGCAACAATGGAAAAGAATCGCTTTCCAGAAGGTAGCCAGGAAACCATTAAAATCTTCTAA
- a CDS encoding glycoside hydrolase family 108 protein translates to MMTFDKLFDGVIKHEGYYANINGDRGGETYMGVARNLHPDWEGWEYIDAYKETYGKIKWNYKIDVPELTQHVKDFYKEAFYKKFKIDGVLDGSLQEIIFDWCVNSGHWGARGVQRVLNQFFDEDLKMDGIIGFNTLTAINIHEPKDLFWEIKKARIRYYYKIVKKGKNHLFLEGWLKRIRSLKYNS, encoded by the coding sequence ATGATGACTTTTGATAAACTCTTTGATGGAGTAATTAAGCATGAGGGATATTACGCCAATATTAACGGAGACCGAGGTGGTGAAACCTACATGGGAGTTGCCCGTAATTTACATCCCGATTGGGAAGGTTGGGAGTATATTGATGCCTATAAAGAGACGTACGGAAAAATCAAATGGAACTACAAAATAGATGTTCCAGAACTGACACAGCACGTTAAGGATTTTTATAAAGAGGCTTTTTATAAGAAGTTCAAAATAGATGGTGTTCTTGATGGTTCATTACAAGAAATTATCTTTGATTGGTGTGTCAATAGCGGTCATTGGGGAGCCAGAGGTGTTCAGCGTGTGCTTAACCAATTCTTTGATGAAGACCTGAAGATGGATGGTATTATAGGTTTCAACACCCTGACGGCTATTAATATTCACGAGCCTAAAGATTTGTTTTGGGAGATTAAAAAAGCAAGAATACGCTATTACTATAAAATAGTTAAAAAGGGCAAAAATCATTTGTTCCTAGAAGGTTGGTTGAAAAGGATTAGATCGTTGAAGTATAATTCTTGA
- a CDS encoding tetratricopeptide repeat protein: MDQFEKLESKINIFKKAAEISEGFLNECKKLSTDSHVFKSKLGEAFYMLRDYEEALTLLTSSFEIQENNNTASRIALCYSRMSKPIEALTWINKAIAIAPEGNLSAHIIGREIPYKVLQFNFLVKSGRIDEAQTLLEQKTINDNDSMVLSASATIKMLKGNFQEASQLLQSAYEISDETTKIEIKEQLILSEKLSSTEPDLIPLVERTIMSARWPD; the protein is encoded by the coding sequence ATGGATCAATTTGAAAAACTAGAATCTAAAATTAACATCTTCAAAAAAGCTGCAGAAATTTCTGAAGGCTTTTTAAATGAGTGTAAAAAATTATCGACAGACTCTCACGTTTTTAAATCAAAGCTTGGAGAAGCTTTCTATATGCTAAGAGACTATGAAGAAGCCTTAACATTATTAACTTCATCATTTGAAATTCAAGAAAATAATAATACAGCAAGTCGAATAGCTCTTTGTTATTCAAGAATGTCAAAGCCTATTGAGGCTCTCACATGGATAAACAAAGCAATAGCTATTGCACCAGAAGGGAACCTAAGTGCTCATATAATTGGTCGAGAAATTCCATATAAGGTTCTTCAGTTCAATTTTCTTGTTAAATCTGGAAGAATTGATGAAGCACAAACTCTTCTAGAACAGAAAACTATAAATGATAATGATTCCATGGTATTGTCGGCCTCTGCAACAATTAAAATGTTGAAAGGCAATTTTCAGGAAGCCAGCCAACTTTTACAATCTGCTTATGAAATAAGTGATGAAACAACAAAAATTGAGATTAAAGAACAGTTAATTCTTTCTGAAAAACTTTCTAGTACAGAACCAGACTTAATTCCTTTAGTTGAAAGAACAATTATGAGTGCAAGATGGCCGGATTAG
- a CDS encoding radical SAM protein, giving the protein MITDYFFLSKIRIALIEKCNYKCVYCRPGGDGLIEQIRNAKLISIEEIVTICKIFELLGCNQINLTGGEPYLRSDLGQIITSILHQTKCTLKINTNGTYWRDFKIDERDMKRIEFVVSCDTLESKSALFIGRNASHKSVPNFIEQCNLNGYSYRLNCVIAKNINSNISSVDKLVKFSKENNCILKIQSVFDTGEDSFKDYRNTYVDLEYIHEYLCSNGYEHSNLNNTTNGVIEYSYKKNGHEVRLLDKKKENTLYFPICSKCSMYPCDTGMYAHYISSHGKLKKCRTSSEITVDLRQLLRDNKNANISDLASLVKFLYKSNNLIPIELPYSI; this is encoded by the coding sequence ATGATAACTGATTACTTTTTTTTATCCAAAATAAGAATTGCATTAATTGAAAAATGCAATTATAAATGTGTTTACTGTAGACCAGGAGGCGATGGATTGATAGAACAAATTAGAAATGCAAAGTTAATTTCTATCGAGGAAATAGTTACCATTTGTAAAATTTTCGAATTATTAGGTTGTAATCAGATAAACCTAACAGGTGGAGAACCATATTTAAGAAGCGATCTTGGACAAATAATAACAAGCATATTGCATCAAACAAAATGTACCCTTAAAATTAACACAAATGGTACTTATTGGAGAGATTTTAAGATAGACGAAAGAGATATGAAAAGGATAGAGTTTGTGGTTAGTTGTGATACATTAGAATCAAAATCTGCCTTATTTATAGGTCGAAATGCTTCGCATAAAAGTGTTCCGAATTTCATTGAACAATGCAATTTAAATGGTTATTCATACAGGTTGAATTGTGTAATTGCAAAGAATATAAATTCCAATATTTCTTCTGTTGATAAACTTGTCAAATTTTCAAAAGAAAATAATTGCATTCTGAAGATTCAATCTGTTTTTGATACAGGCGAAGATAGTTTCAAGGATTATAGGAACACCTACGTTGATCTTGAATATATTCATGAGTACTTATGCAGTAATGGTTATGAGCATTCAAACCTAAATAATACTACTAATGGTGTTATAGAGTACTCTTATAAAAAGAACGGACATGAAGTACGTTTACTTGACAAAAAGAAAGAGAATACATTATATTTTCCTATATGTTCGAAATGTAGTATGTATCCATGCGATACTGGGATGTATGCTCATTATATCAGCTCTCATGGCAAGTTAAAGAAATGTAGAACAAGTTCGGAAATAACTGTTGATTTAAGACAACTGTTACGTGATAACAAAAATGCGAATATTTCTGACCTTGCGAGTTTAGTTAAGTTTTTATATAAATCCAATAATTTAATTCCAATTGAATTACCATATAGTATTTGA
- a CDS encoding dTMP kinase, producing the protein MNYHIVFEGIDGSGKSSLINMVSEFLGDRNVKIINWFKNQKIRDIANVYNLSGKMTPDILLAIHASHTLSLLNEIKDHTDYIFLWDRYIYSSYASVVARGGETELASEVVRHFPKPNLVIYIKNQPEISYNRVLNRGEITFYEAGLDIIYRGSNLIQKFTDFKQGKINNTLIKLSFMTLMEEINRNLESILSSINVVHKITDFEINNSSQIKDVKKKIESIIS; encoded by the coding sequence TTGAATTACCATATAGTATTTGAAGGAATAGATGGTTCAGGAAAATCATCTCTTATTAATATGGTCTCCGAATTTCTTGGAGATAGAAATGTGAAAATTATTAATTGGTTTAAGAACCAGAAAATAAGAGATATTGCTAATGTATATAACCTTTCTGGCAAAATGACTCCAGACATACTTCTAGCAATTCATGCCTCTCACACACTTTCCCTCCTAAATGAAATCAAAGACCATACAGATTATATCTTTTTATGGGATCGATATATATATAGTTCTTATGCAAGTGTAGTAGCAAGGGGGGGTGAAACAGAACTAGCATCAGAAGTTGTCCGCCATTTTCCAAAACCTAATTTAGTTATTTATATAAAAAACCAACCTGAAATATCATATAATAGAGTACTAAATAGAGGAGAAATTACTTTTTATGAGGCTGGTTTAGATATTATTTATAGGGGGAGTAACTTAATTCAAAAATTCACAGATTTTAAACAAGGTAAAATTAATAACACACTTATCAAATTATCTTTTATGACTCTGATGGAAGAAATAAATAGAAATCTTGAAAGCATTCTTAGTTCAATAAATGTTGTCCACAAAATAACAGATTTTGAGATTAATAACTCCTCACAAATTAAAGACGTCAAGAAAAAAATTGAATCAATCATCAGCTAA
- a CDS encoding 2OG-Fe(II) oxygenase has translation MSLIELPNRKVIYSNQNLFSEGDLSSIYSSIENSLFAFSEVYDNNKKVFSPEERKSLSYRLDSLPSQITDTIMAEVSKLSPDPYLKIIDWQIIKYPTGGYFKLHQDKSEQPNINNPKVSNRCFTFVVLLNNDFEGGKLVLHAELNQGSNYCVGLSLCKNRGDLIIFSSELFHEVQKITKGTRLTLVGWIGIN, from the coding sequence ATGTCATTAATAGAACTACCAAATAGAAAAGTAATTTATTCTAATCAAAACCTCTTTTCTGAAGGTGATTTGAGTAGTATTTACTCTAGTATTGAAAATTCTTTATTTGCTTTCTCCGAGGTTTATGATAATAATAAAAAGGTGTTTAGTCCTGAAGAACGAAAATCTTTATCTTATAGATTAGATTCATTACCTTCTCAGATTACCGATACTATAATGGCTGAAGTTTCTAAGCTTAGTCCAGATCCATATTTAAAGATTATTGATTGGCAAATAATAAAATACCCGACAGGTGGGTATTTCAAACTACACCAAGACAAGTCCGAACAACCAAATATTAACAATCCTAAAGTGTCAAATAGATGTTTCACGTTCGTTGTATTATTAAATAATGACTTTGAAGGTGGCAAATTAGTATTACATGCAGAATTAAATCAAGGGTCTAACTATTGTGTTGGACTAAGCCTTTGTAAGAATAGAGGTGATCTAATTATTTTTTCATCAGAATTATTTCATGAGGTTCAAAAAATCACAAAAGGAACTCGCTTAACCTTAGTAGGATGGATAGGAATAAACTAA
- a CDS encoding protein-L-isoaspartate O-methyltransferase family protein yields MDRNKLNIYNEQLVNEISNEGLINKNIIESFIKIKRHDFVPIDYSLEMIYSLNSIPFHQNLTVTNPIIIARVLKALNLKETDSVLEIGAGSGFQTAILSNIVKNVFSVEINENAYQIAKGNLEKYKIKNVKLIRKNGFNGLIENAPYDSIIVNAAFDSIPLELIKQSKTGKAVFPINYKMKQYLMLYNKKESNIICESNFINMSR; encoded by the coding sequence ATGGATAGGAATAAACTAAACATATATAATGAGCAATTAGTAAACGAAATTAGCAATGAAGGATTAATAAATAAGAATATAATTGAATCTTTCATAAAAATTAAAAGACATGACTTTGTTCCTATTGATTATAGTTTAGAGATGATATACAGTTTGAACTCGATACCATTTCATCAAAATTTAACAGTCACTAATCCAATTATAATAGCTAGAGTTCTGAAAGCATTAAATCTTAAAGAAACTGATTCCGTGCTTGAAATTGGTGCAGGGTCTGGATTTCAGACTGCAATATTGAGCAATATCGTGAAAAATGTTTTTTCTGTGGAAATTAACGAAAATGCATACCAAATAGCAAAAGGTAACCTAGAGAAATATAAAATAAAAAATGTGAAATTGATACGGAAAAATGGCTTCAATGGCCTAATAGAGAATGCTCCTTATGATTCAATAATTGTTAACGCTGCATTCGATTCAATACCACTGGAATTAATAAAACAGTCTAAAACTGGAAAAGCTGTATTTCCAATTAATTATAAAATGAAACAATATTTAATGTTATATAATAAGAAAGAAAGTAATATTATTTGTGAATCAAATTTTATTAATATGTCAAGATAA
- a CDS encoding glycoside hydrolase family 16 protein: protein MANIFSRLFGSTFPSTEKYENEYNHLRKEQERYHQLEKSASIIRYFELDKLVHSGEFKQKVLKIKKERFKHTEAFQQFKKYKEYKRSNNVKRYHKLLRKDKVNEAEELKKSAEIQTYLSLKDYVESAEFNQIKTDMNDKNRFKRSSEYQLQEEYKALQKSDDVIWFLKTKKNCPFKHLDKWALTFEDNFDGTSLDDKKWITGYYWGKILMNDNYVQANEKQFFKKENIELRDSCARIVSKNEACKGKIWDPKIGFIPTDFQFSSGIINTGQSFRQQYGKFEAKVKFSHTTPAIHSFILLSEQMSPQINILKTPEQEGNKIEAGYFWGKEGNISQRVQDLKIPGSSENFYIYTLEWTKNKMEWKINGVTVHTQNENIPQMPMYISFSTHFTDIPDADKLPISMDIDWVRCYQLN from the coding sequence ATGGCGAATATTTTTAGTAGACTGTTTGGGAGCACATTCCCTAGTACTGAAAAATACGAAAATGAATATAATCATTTAAGAAAAGAACAGGAGAGATATCATCAACTCGAAAAATCAGCATCTATCATTCGGTATTTTGAATTAGACAAGCTGGTTCACTCCGGTGAGTTTAAGCAAAAGGTTCTTAAGATTAAAAAGGAACGATTTAAACATACCGAAGCTTTTCAACAATTTAAAAAGTACAAAGAGTATAAACGTTCTAACAACGTAAAACGTTATCATAAATTGTTACGAAAAGATAAGGTTAATGAAGCTGAGGAGTTGAAGAAATCTGCTGAGATACAAACGTATTTGAGTCTGAAGGACTACGTAGAATCTGCGGAATTTAATCAAATAAAAACTGATATGAACGATAAAAATCGCTTTAAGCGGTCTTCGGAATATCAGTTACAGGAAGAATATAAGGCTTTGCAAAAAAGCGATGATGTAATTTGGTTTTTGAAAACAAAGAAAAATTGTCCGTTTAAACATTTGGATAAGTGGGCTCTTACCTTTGAAGATAACTTTGATGGAACCTCATTAGATGATAAAAAGTGGATTACAGGCTATTATTGGGGTAAGATATTAATGAATGATAATTATGTTCAGGCCAACGAAAAACAGTTCTTTAAAAAAGAAAATATTGAACTGCGTGATAGTTGCGCCAGGATTGTTTCTAAAAATGAAGCTTGTAAGGGTAAAATATGGGATCCTAAAATTGGATTTATACCAACTGATTTTCAGTTTTCATCTGGTATTATTAATACCGGACAAAGCTTTAGACAGCAGTATGGCAAGTTTGAGGCCAAGGTTAAATTTAGTCATACCACACCAGCTATTCATAGTTTTATTTTGTTGTCGGAACAGATGTCGCCGCAAATTAATATTTTGAAAACTCCTGAGCAGGAAGGTAATAAAATTGAGGCTGGATACTTTTGGGGTAAGGAAGGTAATATCTCCCAACGAGTTCAGGATTTGAAAATACCAGGTTCTTCTGAAAACTTTTATATCTATACCTTGGAGTGGACAAAAAATAAAATGGAATGGAAGATCAATGGAGTGACGGTTCATACGCAAAACGAAAATATACCGCAAATGCCTATGTACATATCTTTTAGTACACATTTTACTGATATTCCTGATGCGGATAAGCTTCCTATTTCAATGGATATTGATTGGGTAAGGTGCTATCAATTAAATTGA
- a CDS encoding sulfatase-like hydrolase/transferase, protein MTMIFFFMLFRGVFAQQQPNVLWILTDDHRYDAVRAFNKMLTGDEMSGLGYVESPSIDRLTQMGTTFVNAYCQAQGCAPSRASMHYGRYPFRSGVYEFEYHNDNTENSYPHLPAQMEKLGYQTLHIGKLGVRLRTIKDGKAVAPHMYQTDIDFKTLANEGLAEWGKLSLLKEIDGQPLVKPFRNIKYLKTEDGKYHFFDKTLETQNPQFAGMAQEIYDQLDLLRKHTPKKPETVFSDGILGGVSPRPAGKTRDGYYTSAWIDFLHHENEDFKLGSVSFKGVDPTKPLFCHIGYDFPHTPVLPPEEYRNRFQQYTYKVPELTKSEWAKMPAQLKRQVNNAYSNDFTAEEKQQMVQDYYAFCAYGDHLVGQSVDAFIKYSESKKQPWMIVYVNGDHGWKLNEHGAYSKFTPWDVDSHNPIVIVSSDKKSFPAGKVIRDYAEFVDIAPTILSAAGANIKKEDFKYLDGMDMAQIAAGKAPKRDYVVGESHAVTGPRAFIRTKDYVFSIQSRPDKKRGDNMQWARRASYQELDAALYHIPADPHEVNNLAYDKKYEKIAMKMKDKLINIVLGDNRAEVNWGKGMKATGTEVFYSNFAPGAHDYKLKIK, encoded by the coding sequence ATGACAATGATATTTTTCTTCATGCTATTTAGAGGAGTGTTTGCTCAACAACAGCCCAATGTTCTTTGGATACTTACAGATGATCATCGTTATGATGCAGTACGGGCGTTTAATAAAATGCTTACCGGTGATGAGATGAGTGGTTTAGGTTATGTAGAATCGCCCAGTATTGACCGACTAACGCAGATGGGAACCACCTTTGTGAATGCTTATTGCCAGGCTCAGGGCTGTGCCCCCTCAAGAGCATCAATGCATTATGGACGTTATCCTTTTCGTTCTGGAGTTTATGAGTTTGAATATCATAATGATAATACAGAGAATTCTTATCCACACCTGCCAGCTCAAATGGAGAAACTGGGCTATCAAACATTACATATTGGTAAGTTGGGTGTTCGTTTAAGAACCATTAAGGATGGAAAAGCCGTTGCGCCTCATATGTATCAAACAGATATTGATTTCAAGACTTTAGCAAATGAGGGATTAGCGGAGTGGGGTAAACTATCTTTATTAAAAGAAATCGATGGTCAGCCATTAGTAAAACCATTTAGGAACATTAAGTACCTAAAGACGGAAGATGGTAAATATCATTTCTTTGATAAAACCCTCGAAACACAAAATCCCCAGTTCGCTGGAATGGCTCAAGAGATTTATGATCAACTTGACTTGTTGCGCAAGCATACCCCTAAAAAGCCAGAGACTGTTTTTAGTGATGGAATTCTAGGAGGTGTGAGTCCCAGACCTGCCGGAAAAACCAGGGATGGATACTACACTTCTGCTTGGATTGATTTTTTACATCATGAAAATGAAGATTTTAAATTAGGGTCTGTTTCATTTAAGGGTGTGGATCCTACAAAACCCTTGTTTTGCCACATAGGGTATGATTTTCCGCATACCCCGGTATTGCCGCCAGAGGAATATCGTAATCGTTTTCAACAGTATACATATAAAGTTCCTGAACTGACTAAAAGTGAATGGGCCAAAATGCCTGCCCAATTAAAAAGACAAGTAAACAATGCCTATTCAAATGATTTTACAGCGGAAGAGAAGCAACAGATGGTTCAGGATTATTATGCCTTTTGTGCCTATGGTGATCACTTGGTGGGCCAATCGGTAGATGCTTTTATTAAATATAGTGAAAGTAAAAAGCAGCCGTGGATGATTGTTTATGTAAACGGCGACCATGGATGGAAGTTGAATGAGCACGGAGCTTATTCGAAGTTTACGCCATGGGATGTGGATAGCCATAATCCTATTGTTATTGTTTCTTCTGATAAAAAGTCTTTCCCGGCAGGTAAAGTAATAAGGGACTATGCCGAATTTGTGGATATAGCGCCTACTATTTTGAGTGCGGCTGGCGCAAATATAAAAAAAGAGGATTTTAAATATCTGGATGGAATGGATATGGCTCAGATAGCAGCAGGCAAAGCTCCTAAACGTGATTACGTTGTGGGAGAAAGTCATGCAGTTACAGGCCCTCGTGCTTTTATCCGTACAAAAGATTATGTGTTCTCCATACAAAGTCGTCCAGATAAAAAGCGTGGTGATAATATGCAATGGGCACGTAGAGCTTCTTATCAAGAGTTGGATGCTGCATTGTATCATATACCTGCGGATCCCCATGAAGTAAATAACCTGGCATATGATAAGAAGTATGAAAAAATCGCTATGAAGATGAAAGATAAACTGATCAATATTGTTTTGGGAGATAATAGGGCTGAGGTAAATTGGGGTAAAGGTATGAAAGCAACAGGTACCGAGGTATTCTATAGTAACTTTGCACCCGGGGCACATGACTATAAACTAAAGATAAAATAA
- a CDS encoding arylsulfatase — MKKYILLVLAMIFIPSIMIAGTKGSSNKKPPNVILILTDDLGIGDLGCQGNPWLKTPHIDAFYDKAVRMTDFHVSPLCAPTRGAIMTGQYPINNGVWATFKGRDVLPENAVTMADIFKQNDYRTAMFGKWHLGDNYPVRPSDCGFDMAIHHLAGGVGELSDYWGNSYFDDVYYVNNVPRPFNGYCTDIWFRETMKFIDKNKDKPFFIYLPTNAPHDPLIVAEKYAEPYQHLEGDKIIDANLYGMIANIDENFGRFYQFLEDKDMLDNTILIFMSDNGTRYGYSNDGKFGYNKGYRGIKGSKLEGGHRVPFFIQWPNGRIGGGKDINELASHVDLLPTLASLCKLRLPQTKKLDGIDVSSVLVDENKKLSNRAVFVHHRQDWRQPEDVVNACNMQNNWRLINGTELYDIVEDPKQKCNLADRYPAIVRELLTKNARFVATSKLNVAYNELPVYVIGNHKQREIKLTIQHAIGEDKGIWKCEQVAAGIKNTNDMHALKIEKDGDYMISCRRWPKECPGPVLGVPKENPKGLFEYKTICPSKVRIKIANQILEKQIRPDDEEVAFKVSLKKGKTLLVNDFIEGNEHYGVYYTYVRMLD; from the coding sequence ATGAAAAAATACATATTATTAGTACTCGCAATGATATTTATTCCAAGTATCATGATTGCGGGAACAAAGGGTTCATCCAATAAAAAACCTCCCAATGTTATTCTCATACTTACAGATGATTTAGGAATAGGTGATTTAGGATGTCAGGGTAACCCTTGGTTAAAGACACCTCATATAGATGCTTTCTATGATAAGGCAGTTCGTATGACTGATTTTCATGTGAGTCCACTTTGTGCTCCCACAAGAGGTGCTATTATGACAGGTCAATACCCCATCAATAATGGTGTTTGGGCTACCTTTAAAGGAAGAGATGTCTTGCCTGAAAATGCTGTTACAATGGCTGACATTTTTAAGCAAAATGACTATAGAACGGCTATGTTTGGAAAATGGCATTTGGGTGATAATTATCCGGTTCGTCCTTCTGATTGTGGGTTCGATATGGCGATCCATCATTTAGCCGGAGGGGTGGGGGAACTGTCGGACTATTGGGGTAATAGCTATTTTGATGATGTGTATTATGTAAATAATGTACCACGACCATTTAATGGATATTGCACCGATATATGGTTTCGTGAAACCATGAAGTTTATTGATAAAAACAAGGATAAGCCCTTTTTTATTTATTTGCCAACCAATGCACCACATGATCCTTTGATTGTAGCAGAAAAATATGCTGAACCATATCAGCATTTAGAAGGGGATAAAATTATAGATGCCAATTTGTACGGAATGATTGCAAATATTGATGAGAACTTTGGCCGATTTTATCAGTTTCTGGAAGACAAGGATATGCTTGATAATACGATCCTTATATTTATGAGTGATAATGGTACTCGTTATGGTTATAGTAATGATGGTAAATTCGGTTACAATAAGGGGTATCGAGGTATCAAAGGCAGTAAGCTGGAAGGGGGACATCGGGTGCCTTTTTTTATTCAATGGCCCAATGGTAGGATAGGTGGAGGTAAAGATATTAATGAACTGGCTAGTCATGTTGATTTGTTACCAACATTGGCTAGCTTATGTAAGCTTCGTTTACCCCAAACAAAAAAGTTGGATGGTATTGATGTTTCTTCTGTGCTGGTGGATGAAAATAAAAAGCTATCTAACAGAGCCGTTTTTGTACATCATCGTCAGGATTGGCGCCAACCGGAAGATGTTGTAAATGCCTGTAATATGCAGAATAATTGGCGTTTGATAAATGGGACGGAGCTGTATGATATAGTTGAAGATCCCAAGCAAAAGTGCAATTTGGCAGATCGGTATCCAGCAATAGTTAGGGAATTATTAACTAAGAATGCCAGATTTGTAGCCACAAGTAAATTAAATGTAGCATATAACGAACTTCCTGTTTATGTGATAGGTAATCACAAACAAAGAGAAATAAAACTGACGATTCAACATGCCATAGGTGAGGATAAAGGTATTTGGAAGTGTGAGCAGGTGGCAGCCGGAATAAAAAATACCAATGATATGCATGCCTTGAAAATTGAAAAAGATGGCGATTATATGATTTCTTGTAGACGCTGGCCTAAAGAATGTCCTGGACCAGTGCTTGGTGTACCGAAGGAGAATCCCAAAGGTTTATTTGAATATAAAACGATTTGTCCAAGTAAAGTCAGAATAAAAATTGCCAACCAAATTTTGGAAAAACAAATTAGACCGGATGATGAGGAGGTGGCTTTTAAGGTAAGCCTTAAAAAAGGTAAGACTTTGTTGGTGAACGATTTTATAGAAGGAAATGAACATTATGGGGTATATTATACCTATGTGCGAATGCTTGATTAA